Proteins co-encoded in one Ziziphus jujuba cultivar Dongzao chromosome 9, ASM3175591v1 genomic window:
- the LOC107427630 gene encoding WAT1-related protein At1g25270-like isoform X1 — MGFKGQIAEALHGLKPAIFMVIVQIAFAGVNIFYKLAANDGMSLRIIVAYRFIFATAFILPLALFLERKMRPKPSWKVVFQSFLCGLFGGSMAQNLYLESLSLTSVTFASAMSNLVPAITFILAVSFRLEKANLGKMSGKVKVIGSSMGIGGAMLLTLYKGVEINIWNTHVNLLHPNSHNSAASNHSHSADRIIGALMAIGSCFSYAIWLIVQAKVTEIYPYYYSSTALMSSMGAIQATVFALAMDRDWNGWRLGWNIRLLTVAYSGIVASGLMVTLMAWCVHMRGPLFVSVFNPLLLVLVAIASSLVLNENLHLGSILAAGFIVLGLYLVLWGKSKEMKKKNQLAPSENLDEPDSISIVITTPPTDNNKHHAKKDNNDSTNDDNNNKNDNNIHSNDDHNNISRNITDDQTTQN, encoded by the exons ATGGGTTTTAAGGGGCAGATTGCAGAGGCATTGCATGGGCTAAAACCAGCTATTTTTATGGTAATAGTTCAGATTGCATTCGCTGGAGTCAATATCTTCTACAAATTGGCAGCAAATGACGGTATGAGTTTGAGGATCATTGTTGCATATCGCTTCATTTTTGCAACTGCTTTCATTCTTCCCCTTGCTCTTTTTCTTGAAAG gAAGATGAGGCCAAAACCGAGTTGGAAGGTAGTGTTTCAGTCATTTCTATGTGGATTATTTGG GGGATCAATGGCACAAAATTTATACTTGGAGAGCTTATCGTTAACATCTGTAACATTTGCTTCGGCCATGAGCAACCTTGTTCCTGCCATAACGTTTATATTGGCCGTCTCCTTCAG ATTGGAGAAGGCCAATTTGGGAAAAATGTCAGGGAAGGTGAAAGTGATAGGGTCATCAATGGGAATAGGTGGAGCAATGCTGTTGACTTTATATAAAGGTGTGGAAATAAACATTTGGAACACACATGTTAACCTTTTGCATCCAAATTCCCACAATTCTGCTGCTTCAAACCATTCTCACTCTGCTGATCGCATCATTGGTGCCCTTATGGCCATTGGCAGTTGTTTTTCTTATGCTATCTGGCTCATCGTTCag GCCAAAGTGACTGAGATATATCCATACTATTATTCAAGCACAGCTTTGATGTCATCAATGGGAGCAATTCAAGCTACAGTTTTCGCACTAGCCATGGATAGGGATTGGAATGGGTGGAGACTCGGCTGGAACATTAGGCTTCTCACAGTCGCCTACTCg gGGATTGTGGCTTCTGGCTTAATGGTGACACTCATGGCATGGTGCGTACACATGAGAGGACCACTGTTCGTGTCTGTTTTTAACCCTCTCCTGCTGGTGCTCGTAGCTATTGCTAGCTCTTTGGTGTTGAATGAAAATCTACATCTTGGAAG CATACTAGCCGCAGGATTCATTGTGCTTGGATTATATTTAGTGCTATGGGGAAAAAGCAaagagatgaagaagaaaaatcagCTTGCACCCTCAGAGAACTTAGATGAACCTGATTCAATTAGCATTGTTATAACAACACCACCAACTGACAATAATAAACACCATGCCAAAAAGGACAACAATGACTCTACTAACGACGATAACAATAACAAGAACGACAACAACATCCATAGCAACGACGACCATAACAACATTAGCAGGAACATAACAGATGATCAAACTACACAAAATTAA
- the LOC107427642 gene encoding chlorophyll a-b binding protein CP24 10A, chloroplastic has translation MAATSGALLNGLGSSFLGGKRTQTLLSAAVSARSSVASSSKRFFIVAAVKPKKSWIPGVRGGGNLIDPEWLDGSLPGDYGFDPLGLGKDPAFLKWYREAELIHGRWAMAAVVGIFVGQAWSGVPWFEAGADPNAIAPFSFGSLLGTQLILMGWVESKRWVDFFNPDSQSVEWATPWSRTAENFANATGEQGYPGGKFFDPLGFAGTIQNGVYVPDVEKLERLKLAEIKHARIAMLAMLIFYFEAGQGKTPLGALGL, from the exons ATGGCTGCAACTTCTGGGGCATTGCTAAATGGGTTAGGATCCTCATTCCTTGGAGGGAAGAGAACCCAGACCTTGTTATCTGCCGCCGTCTCAGCCAGATCCTCTGTAGCTTCTTCTTCGAAGAGGTTCTTCATCGTTGCTGCTGTGAAACCCAAGAAATCTTGGATCCCCGGCGTCAGAGGCGGTGGAAACTTGATCGACCCTGAATGGCTCGACGGCTC TCTTCCAGGTGATTACGGATTCGACCCGCTTGGATTAGGCAAAGACCCAGCATTCCTGAAGTGGTACAGAGAAGCAGAGCTCATCCATGGCCGATGGGCAATGGCGGCAGTGGTGGGTATCTTCGTCGGCCAAGCATGGAGCGGTGTCCCATGGTTCGAAGCCGGAGCCGATCCCAACGCCATTGCACCTTTCTCGTTCGGATCCTTGCTCGGAACCCAACTCATTCTCATGGGTTGGGTGGAGAGCAAGCGATGGGTGGATTTTTTCAACCCGGATTCACAGTCGGTGGAGTGGGCGACACCATGGTCGAGAACCGCTGAGAACTTCGCGAACGCTACCGGCGAGCAGGGTTATCCCGGCGGGAAGTTCTTCGATCCGTTGGGTTTTGCTGGGACCATCCAGAATGGTGTTTATGTGCCGGACGTTGAGAAGCTGGAGAGATTGAAATTGGCGGAGATTAAGCATGCTAGGATTGCCATGTTGGCCATGCtcatcttctactttgaagcTGGTCAAGGGAAAACACCCCTTGGTGCTCTTGGgttgtaa
- the LOC107427630 gene encoding WAT1-related protein At1g25270-like isoform X2 yields the protein MRPKPSWKVVFQSFLCGLFGGSMAQNLYLESLSLTSVTFASAMSNLVPAITFILAVSFRLEKANLGKMSGKVKVIGSSMGIGGAMLLTLYKGVEINIWNTHVNLLHPNSHNSAASNHSHSADRIIGALMAIGSCFSYAIWLIVQAKVTEIYPYYYSSTALMSSMGAIQATVFALAMDRDWNGWRLGWNIRLLTVAYSGIVASGLMVTLMAWCVHMRGPLFVSVFNPLLLVLVAIASSLVLNENLHLGSILAAGFIVLGLYLVLWGKSKEMKKKNQLAPSENLDEPDSISIVITTPPTDNNKHHAKKDNNDSTNDDNNNKNDNNIHSNDDHNNISRNITDDQTTQN from the exons ATGAGGCCAAAACCGAGTTGGAAGGTAGTGTTTCAGTCATTTCTATGTGGATTATTTGG GGGATCAATGGCACAAAATTTATACTTGGAGAGCTTATCGTTAACATCTGTAACATTTGCTTCGGCCATGAGCAACCTTGTTCCTGCCATAACGTTTATATTGGCCGTCTCCTTCAG ATTGGAGAAGGCCAATTTGGGAAAAATGTCAGGGAAGGTGAAAGTGATAGGGTCATCAATGGGAATAGGTGGAGCAATGCTGTTGACTTTATATAAAGGTGTGGAAATAAACATTTGGAACACACATGTTAACCTTTTGCATCCAAATTCCCACAATTCTGCTGCTTCAAACCATTCTCACTCTGCTGATCGCATCATTGGTGCCCTTATGGCCATTGGCAGTTGTTTTTCTTATGCTATCTGGCTCATCGTTCag GCCAAAGTGACTGAGATATATCCATACTATTATTCAAGCACAGCTTTGATGTCATCAATGGGAGCAATTCAAGCTACAGTTTTCGCACTAGCCATGGATAGGGATTGGAATGGGTGGAGACTCGGCTGGAACATTAGGCTTCTCACAGTCGCCTACTCg gGGATTGTGGCTTCTGGCTTAATGGTGACACTCATGGCATGGTGCGTACACATGAGAGGACCACTGTTCGTGTCTGTTTTTAACCCTCTCCTGCTGGTGCTCGTAGCTATTGCTAGCTCTTTGGTGTTGAATGAAAATCTACATCTTGGAAG CATACTAGCCGCAGGATTCATTGTGCTTGGATTATATTTAGTGCTATGGGGAAAAAGCAaagagatgaagaagaaaaatcagCTTGCACCCTCAGAGAACTTAGATGAACCTGATTCAATTAGCATTGTTATAACAACACCACCAACTGACAATAATAAACACCATGCCAAAAAGGACAACAATGACTCTACTAACGACGATAACAATAACAAGAACGACAACAACATCCATAGCAACGACGACCATAACAACATTAGCAGGAACATAACAGATGATCAAACTACACAAAATTAA
- the LOC107427644 gene encoding uncharacterized protein LOC107427644: protein MGNCSSAPKTKEDDNVPEPEAQKEGSLKGNNEEVKVDQQEEKTIETTSSEEKKSDADDENKAVEDDDNNRQSLGALLNEDEEKKETEKKADQPEVALAPKEEKEEPKTEVKEVPTETKTEEEATPKEETEITTIEEVKTEVKETSEEKKPENAPVVA from the exons ATGGGTAATTGTAGCAGTGCACCTAAAACCAAGGAAGATGACAATGTCCCGGAACCTGAGGCTCAAAAAGAAGGTTCATTGAAGGGCAACAATGAAGAGGTTAAGGTAGatcaacaagaagaaaaaaccaTTGAAACCACAAGCAGTGAAGAGAAGAAGAGTGATGCTGATGATGAGAATAAGGCTGTTGAAGATGATGACAACAACAGACAATCTCTTGGAGCTTTACTCAATGAG GACGAAGAGAAGAAGGAAACCGAAAAGAAAGCCGATCAACCCGAAGTTGCATTAGctccaaaagaagaaaaggaagagcCAAAGACAGAGGTAAAGGAAGTCCCAACTGAAACAAAGACAGAAGAGGAGGCAACACCAAAGGAAGAGACCGAGATAACAACAATCGAAGAAGTAAAAACTGAGGTTAAAGAAACCTCAGAAGAGAAGAAGCCTGAAAATGCACCTGTTGTAGCATAA